Proteins encoded in a region of the Streptomyces violaceoruber genome:
- a CDS encoding tetratricopeptide repeat protein, whose protein sequence is MSGRACARADCRGGHIMVTGFCDTCFRRPLAPEPTATPPDPDPDPAGPDARGPRPAQGPGAPAAGELDRDGLLVLPHLPSPDPSEAADTVARPPTGGRRCGVDNCAGTIGVSYDGGPAPDHGFCPECGTEYSFRPKLRPGDRVAGHYAVLGYLAVGGHGWVYLAEDTRVPGLHVVLKGLINTGDAVARRAAVEERRSLTTLHHRDIVRIVTHVQHQVPGDAEPTGYIVMEYVGGRSLSWIRFAPEEELARLFGTGGFEFGHVITYGCKILGALEYLHDRGLLYCDMKPENVIHYGREIKVIDLGAIRRIDDRSSGLVHTHGYAPPKRERDRRGLDVDSDLYTVGRTLKVLAERAARPAGLAARSFEALIRRATHPEPAARFRSAAEMARQLWEVLREDQALGGREPYPERSTRFEPTAAVFGAALGTVPALQWWTRRPGTGTPELPAGAPEPRAAARALPVPLPDASDPAAVLLGGLAADTPDRIAERSAGDPALRTVETALWLCRAYLEAGDAARAEEWVARAKGWSGDYDWRIFWHRGLIHLTRDAVDKAEDEFAATYAALPGEAAPKLALGFCAEYLAERPRESAGEGGGPADAQAAARMRARQAQAEEFYEAVLRRDPTQGSAAFGLARVRLRRAGRRPAVDVLDGVPTTSRHYDAARVAAVRILTGRLPDRPAPLAAELREAAERLAGLHLDGSGSWDRLVTELREHALACRPPGGWGSGFPAGELCGPQDTEEALRRLLSASLRRLADQAGGVGERGDLLDTAYAVLPAPAGLRELVRGWRRTA, encoded by the coding sequence ATGAGCGGAAGAGCCTGCGCCAGAGCCGACTGCCGGGGCGGCCACATCATGGTCACCGGGTTCTGCGACACCTGCTTCCGCCGTCCCCTCGCGCCCGAGCCCACCGCCACTCCACCCGATCCCGACCCCGACCCGGCCGGACCCGACGCACGGGGCCCCCGGCCCGCGCAGGGCCCGGGGGCCCCGGCCGCCGGAGAGCTGGACCGCGACGGACTGCTGGTCCTGCCCCACCTCCCCTCCCCGGACCCCTCCGAGGCCGCCGACACCGTCGCCCGGCCCCCCACCGGCGGCCGGCGCTGCGGCGTCGACAACTGCGCCGGCACCATCGGTGTCTCCTACGACGGCGGCCCCGCGCCCGACCACGGGTTCTGCCCCGAGTGCGGGACCGAGTACTCGTTCCGGCCGAAGCTGCGCCCCGGAGACCGGGTCGCCGGGCACTACGCGGTGCTCGGCTACCTCGCCGTCGGCGGCCACGGCTGGGTCTACCTCGCCGAGGACACCCGGGTGCCCGGCCTGCACGTCGTCCTCAAGGGCCTGATCAACACCGGCGACGCCGTGGCCCGCCGGGCGGCCGTCGAGGAGCGCCGCTCGCTCACCACGCTGCACCACCGCGACATCGTCCGCATCGTCACCCACGTCCAGCACCAGGTACCCGGCGACGCCGAACCGACCGGCTACATCGTGATGGAGTACGTCGGCGGCCGGTCCCTGTCCTGGATCCGCTTCGCCCCCGAGGAGGAGCTGGCGCGGCTGTTCGGCACCGGCGGCTTCGAGTTCGGGCACGTCATCACCTACGGCTGCAAGATCCTCGGCGCCCTGGAGTACCTGCACGACCGGGGCCTGCTGTACTGCGACATGAAGCCCGAGAACGTCATCCACTACGGCCGGGAGATCAAGGTCATCGACCTGGGCGCCATCCGCCGGATCGACGACCGCTCCTCCGGGCTCGTCCACACCCACGGATACGCCCCGCCGAAGCGCGAACGCGACCGGCGCGGACTCGACGTCGACAGCGACCTGTACACCGTCGGCCGGACCCTCAAGGTGCTCGCCGAACGCGCCGCCCGGCCCGCCGGACTGGCCGCCCGCTCCTTCGAGGCGCTGATCCGCCGCGCCACCCACCCCGAGCCCGCCGCCCGGTTCCGTTCCGCGGCCGAGATGGCCCGCCAGCTGTGGGAGGTGCTGCGCGAGGACCAGGCACTCGGCGGGCGCGAACCGTATCCCGAGCGCTCCACCCGCTTCGAGCCCACCGCGGCGGTCTTCGGCGCCGCCCTCGGCACCGTCCCGGCGCTCCAGTGGTGGACCCGACGCCCCGGAACCGGGACACCCGAGCTGCCGGCCGGCGCCCCCGAACCCCGGGCGGCGGCCCGGGCCCTGCCGGTCCCGCTCCCCGACGCCTCGGACCCGGCGGCCGTACTGCTCGGCGGGCTCGCCGCGGACACCCCCGACCGCATCGCCGAACGGTCGGCGGGCGACCCGGCGCTGCGGACCGTGGAGACGGCGCTGTGGCTGTGCCGCGCCTACCTGGAGGCCGGGGACGCCGCGCGGGCCGAGGAGTGGGTGGCCCGCGCCAAGGGGTGGAGCGGCGACTACGACTGGCGGATCTTCTGGCACCGGGGACTGATCCACCTCACGCGCGACGCGGTGGACAAGGCGGAGGACGAGTTCGCCGCCACCTACGCGGCCCTGCCCGGCGAGGCGGCGCCCAAGCTGGCGCTCGGCTTCTGCGCCGAGTACCTCGCGGAGCGGCCCCGCGAGTCCGCCGGAGAAGGAGGCGGACCGGCCGACGCGCAGGCGGCCGCACGGATGCGGGCGCGTCAGGCGCAGGCCGAGGAGTTCTACGAGGCCGTCCTGCGCCGCGACCCCACCCAGGGCAGCGCCGCCTTCGGACTGGCCCGGGTCCGGCTGCGCCGCGCCGGACGCCGCCCGGCCGTCGACGTCCTGGACGGCGTGCCCACCACCTCCCGGCACTACGACGCCGCCCGCGTCGCGGCGGTGCGGATCCTGACCGGCAGGCTGCCGGACCGGCCCGCCCCGCTCGCCGCCGAACTGCGCGAGGCCGCCGAACGGCTGGCGGGGCTGCACCTGGACGGCAGCGGGTCCTGGGACCGGCTGGTCACCGAACTGCGCGAGCACGCGCTCGCCTGCCGCCCGCCCGGCGGCTGGGGGAGCGGCTTCCCCGCCGGCGAGCTGTGCGGCCCACAGGACACCGAGGAGGCGCTGCGCCGGCTGCTGTCCGCGTCGCTCAGACGCCTCGCCGACCAGGCGGGTGGCGTCGGCGAGCGCGGCGACCTGCTGGACACCGCGTACGCGGTGCTCCCGGCACCGGCCGGGCTGCGCGAGCTGGTGCGGGGGTGGCGGCGTACGGCGTGA
- the fmt gene encoding methionyl-tRNA formyltransferase has protein sequence MKLVFAGTPEVAVPALDALIASGRHEVAAVVTRPDAPAGRGRRLVASPVAERAEEAGIEVLKPAKPRDPGFLERLREIAPDCCPVVAYGALLPRVALDVPARGWVNLHFSLLPAWRGAAPVQHALMAGDEITGASTFLIEEGLDSGPVYGTVTETVRPTDTSGDLLTRLAFAGAGLLAATMDGIEDGSLEAVPQPAEGVTLAPKITVEDARVDWTAPALRVDRVVRGCTPAPGAWTTFRGERLKLVQAVPLPDRSDLAPGQLAAGKNNVYVGTGSHAVELLWVQAQGKKPMRAADWARGARITEGERVGD, from the coding sequence ATGAAGCTCGTCTTCGCCGGTACCCCCGAGGTCGCCGTTCCCGCCCTGGACGCCCTGATCGCCTCCGGGCGGCACGAGGTGGCCGCCGTCGTCACGCGGCCCGACGCTCCGGCCGGGCGGGGGCGCCGGCTGGTCGCCTCTCCCGTGGCCGAGCGGGCGGAGGAGGCGGGCATCGAGGTGCTCAAGCCGGCGAAGCCGCGCGACCCCGGCTTCCTGGAGCGGCTGCGCGAGATCGCGCCCGACTGCTGCCCCGTCGTCGCCTACGGGGCCCTGCTGCCCCGCGTCGCCCTTGACGTGCCCGCCCGCGGCTGGGTCAACCTGCACTTCTCGCTGCTGCCCGCCTGGCGCGGCGCCGCCCCCGTGCAGCACGCGCTGATGGCGGGCGACGAGATCACCGGCGCGTCCACCTTCCTGATCGAGGAGGGCCTGGACTCCGGCCCCGTCTACGGGACGGTCACCGAGACCGTCCGCCCCACCGACACCAGCGGCGACCTGCTGACCCGGCTGGCCTTCGCCGGTGCCGGTCTGCTCGCGGCCACCATGGACGGCATCGAGGACGGCAGCCTGGAGGCCGTGCCGCAGCCCGCCGAGGGCGTCACCCTGGCCCCGAAGATCACCGTCGAGGACGCGCGGGTCGACTGGACCGCCCCGGCGCTGCGCGTGGACCGGGTGGTGCGCGGCTGCACCCCGGCCCCCGGCGCCTGGACCACCTTCCGGGGCGAGCGGCTCAAGCTCGTGCAGGCCGTCCCCCTGCCCGACCGGAGCGACCTGGCCCCGGGGCAGCTCGCCGCCGGGAAGAACAACGTGTACGTCGGCACCGGCTCGCACGCCGTCGAGCTGCTGTGGGTGCAGGCGCAGGGCAAGAAGCCGATGCGGGCCGCGGACTGGGCGCGCGGGGCGCGGATCACCGAGGGCGAGCGGGTCGGCGACTGA
- a CDS encoding S1 family peptidase: MAAGGGGPAVSPMATPSWAVRIRGADGEIAGAGILLTPQWVLTCAHVVDRTADVMTAEFVGAVGHGVPAVPARLERDAYVPETLDADGDPSGDVALLRLERPRPAEETVRLHRLSAPNREVRMYGFPYEHNGGIWFRATAVGVCGRDGQVQLIPASPGELASPGCSGAGVADSDTGEVIGMVLSGQEDRHGNRFSFMSPVETIVRHLPRLDPVTTGPSAVDPQLRSTADDILPELLDRPFAQRLAAWLRDDGSQVKISVVRHGDAAREATLRRAITLADRELRTPVSVDRASLDPPGTVPSAGGHDLAVYAEGRTSAGIAERIAERLGLPHPEEAPLERIRAARAILNLVVVGVDEAVDPLGVLDLLDVLRADGSRLLLVLRTAGDCHRRAREQLLTEPERGRRARLVERLKEITGPLAEDLRERLAAVAPQGLRPLDSDLVAAHAALADLLRAADAADHDGEGQGEALPGPGPDLARYERLADRVEGRLTAGVAALDRLRDRRDELAGRLRSYQVMHQHSLRGEEDPAVDGLYLRAHTLLRARPCDVRAAEAAVDAYTRRVDGHAGATGPVARDGHGARDGHEDGYGSGDGRGARDGDSGEDGRGARDAYGARDVHGARDGHGRGDDGRGARPGHGTGDGRGAGDGGGDGQRAGDGHGARDGCGAGDGCGARDGYGARDGYGAGDGCGARDGYGGGDAS, translated from the coding sequence ATGGCTGCTGGCGGGGGAGGCCCGGCCGTCTCGCCGATGGCGACGCCGAGCTGGGCGGTGCGGATCCGGGGAGCGGACGGGGAGATCGCGGGGGCCGGCATTCTGCTGACTCCGCAATGGGTGCTCACCTGCGCCCACGTGGTGGACCGGACGGCGGACGTGATGACCGCGGAGTTCGTCGGCGCGGTCGGCCACGGCGTGCCCGCGGTCCCCGCCAGGCTGGAGCGCGACGCCTACGTGCCGGAGACGCTGGACGCCGACGGGGACCCCAGCGGCGACGTGGCGCTGCTGCGGCTGGAGCGGCCCCGCCCCGCCGAGGAAACGGTTCGGCTGCACCGGCTGTCCGCACCCAACCGTGAGGTGCGGATGTACGGCTTCCCGTACGAGCACAACGGCGGCATCTGGTTCCGCGCCACCGCCGTCGGGGTCTGCGGACGCGACGGACAGGTGCAGCTGATCCCGGCCAGCCCCGGTGAACTGGCCAGCCCGGGGTGCAGCGGTGCGGGCGTCGCCGACAGCGACACCGGCGAGGTCATCGGCATGGTGCTCAGCGGCCAGGAGGACCGGCACGGCAACCGGTTCTCCTTCATGAGTCCCGTCGAGACCATCGTGCGCCACCTGCCCCGGCTCGACCCCGTCACCACGGGCCCCAGCGCCGTCGACCCCCAACTGCGGTCCACCGCCGACGACATACTGCCGGAGCTGCTCGACCGGCCGTTCGCCCAGCGTCTCGCCGCCTGGCTGCGCGACGACGGCAGCCAGGTGAAGATCAGCGTCGTCCGGCACGGCGACGCGGCGCGCGAGGCCACCCTGCGCCGCGCCATCACCCTCGCCGACCGCGAGCTGCGCACACCGGTCTCCGTCGACCGGGCCTCGCTCGACCCGCCGGGCACCGTCCCGTCGGCCGGCGGTCACGACCTCGCCGTCTACGCGGAGGGGCGGACCTCGGCCGGAATCGCCGAGCGGATCGCCGAACGCCTGGGGCTGCCGCACCCGGAGGAAGCCCCGCTGGAACGCATCCGCGCCGCGAGGGCCATCCTGAACCTGGTCGTCGTCGGAGTCGACGAGGCGGTCGATCCGCTCGGCGTGCTCGACCTGCTGGACGTGCTGCGTGCCGACGGCAGCCGCCTGCTGCTCGTCCTGCGCACGGCCGGGGACTGCCACCGCCGGGCCCGCGAGCAACTGCTCACCGAGCCCGAGCGGGGGCGGCGTGCCCGGCTCGTCGAGCGGCTGAAGGAGATCACCGGTCCGCTCGCCGAGGACCTGCGCGAACGCCTCGCCGCCGTGGCGCCCCAGGGCCTGCGCCCCCTCGACTCCGACCTGGTGGCCGCACACGCCGCCCTCGCCGACCTGCTCCGCGCGGCGGACGCTGCGGATCACGACGGGGAAGGCCAAGGGGAAGCGCTCCCCGGACCCGGCCCGGACCTCGCGCGGTACGAGCGGCTGGCCGACCGGGTCGAGGGCCGGCTGACGGCGGGTGTCGCGGCACTCGACCGGCTCCGCGACCGGCGCGACGAACTCGCCGGGCGCCTGCGGAGCTACCAGGTCATGCACCAGCACTCCCTGCGGGGCGAGGAGGACCCGGCGGTGGACGGCCTCTACCTCCGGGCCCACACCCTGCTCCGGGCGAGGCCCTGCGACGTGCGCGCGGCGGAAGCGGCGGTGGACGCCTACACCCGGCGCGTCGACGGCCACGCCGGAGCCACCGGACCGGTCGCCCGGGACGGGCACGGCGCCCGGGACGGTCACGAGGACGGGTACGGGTCCGGTGACGGCCGCGGAGCCCGGGACGGGGACAGCGGGGAGGACGGCCGCGGAGCCAGAGACGCGTACGGCGCCCGGGACGTCCACGGCGCCCGGGACGGGCATGGCCGAGGAGACGACGGCCGCGGTGCCCGGCCTGGTCACGGGACCGGGGACGGTCGCGGGGCCGGGGATGGCGGAGGGGACGGGCAGCGAGCCGGGGACGGTCACGGCGCCCGGGACGGCTGCGGCGCCGGGGACGGCTGCGGCGCCCGGGACGGGTACGGCGCCCGGGACGGGTACGGCGCCGGGGACGGCTGCGGCGCCCGGGACGGGTACGGCGGAGGGGATGCGTCATGA
- a CDS encoding RsmB/NOP family class I SAM-dependent RNA methyltransferase has product MSEQPRRPRKTGKPYRRPQKDPVRMLAFEALRAVDERDAYANLVLPPLLRKAREKEGPEKFDARDAALATELVYGTLRRQGTYDAIIADCVDRPLREVDPPVLDVLSLGVHQLLGTRIPSHAAVSASVELARVVLGDGRAKFVNAVLRKVARDDLDGWLERVAPPYDEDPEDHLAVVHSHPRWVVSALWDSLGGGRAGIEELLAADNERPEVTLVARPGRATREELLGEEAAVPGRWSPYAVRLSEGGEPGAVEAVREGRAGVQDEGSQLVALALANAPLDGPDRRWLDGCAGPGGKAALLGALAAERGAFLLASEKQPHRAGLVARALDGNPGPYQVIAADGTRPAWRPGSFDRVLVDVPCTGLGALRRRPEARWRRRPEDLDGFAPLQRGLLRNALEAVRVGGVVAYATCSPHLAETRAVVTDVLKQHPGTELLDARPLLPGVPGLGEGPDVQLWPHVHGTDAMYLALLRRTS; this is encoded by the coding sequence GTGAGCGAGCAGCCTCGTCGTCCCCGCAAAACCGGCAAGCCGTACCGCAGGCCCCAGAAGGACCCCGTCCGCATGCTCGCCTTCGAGGCGCTCAGGGCCGTGGACGAGCGGGACGCGTACGCCAACCTGGTCCTGCCGCCCCTGCTGCGCAAGGCACGGGAGAAGGAGGGCCCCGAGAAGTTCGACGCCCGGGACGCGGCCCTCGCGACCGAGCTGGTGTACGGGACGCTGCGGCGGCAGGGGACGTACGACGCGATCATCGCGGACTGCGTGGACCGGCCGCTGCGCGAGGTCGACCCGCCGGTGCTCGACGTCCTCAGCCTGGGCGTGCACCAGCTGCTGGGGACGCGCATCCCGAGCCACGCCGCCGTCTCCGCCTCCGTGGAGCTGGCGCGGGTCGTGCTCGGGGACGGACGGGCCAAGTTCGTCAACGCCGTGCTGCGCAAGGTCGCGCGGGACGACCTGGACGGCTGGCTGGAGCGGGTCGCCCCGCCCTACGACGAGGATCCCGAGGACCACCTGGCCGTCGTGCACTCGCACCCGCGCTGGGTCGTCTCGGCGCTGTGGGACTCGCTGGGCGGCGGCCGGGCCGGCATCGAGGAACTGCTGGCCGCCGACAACGAGCGCCCCGAGGTCACCCTCGTCGCGCGGCCGGGCCGGGCCACCCGCGAGGAGCTCCTCGGCGAGGAGGCCGCCGTACCGGGGCGCTGGTCGCCGTACGCGGTGCGGCTGAGCGAGGGCGGCGAACCCGGGGCCGTCGAGGCCGTGCGGGAGGGCCGCGCCGGGGTGCAGGACGAGGGCAGCCAGCTGGTCGCCCTGGCCCTCGCCAACGCGCCCCTGGACGGACCGGACCGGCGCTGGCTGGACGGGTGCGCGGGGCCGGGCGGCAAGGCCGCGCTGCTCGGAGCCCTGGCGGCCGAGCGGGGTGCCTTCCTGCTGGCCTCCGAAAAGCAGCCGCACCGCGCCGGGCTCGTGGCCAGGGCCCTGGACGGCAATCCCGGCCCCTACCAGGTGATCGCCGCCGACGGGACCCGCCCGGCGTGGCGGCCCGGGAGCTTCGACCGCGTCCTGGTCGACGTGCCGTGCACGGGCCTGGGCGCCCTGAGACGCCGGCCCGAGGCGCGCTGGCGGCGTCGCCCCGAGGACCTGGACGGCTTCGCCCCGCTCCAGCGCGGGCTGCTGCGCAATGCCCTGGAGGCCGTACGGGTCGGGGGCGTCGTCGCCTACGCGACCTGCTCGCCGCACCTCGCCGAGACCCGCGCCGTCGTCACGGACGTCCTGAAGCAGCACCCCGGCACCGAGCTGCTCGACGCCCGGCCGCTGCTGCCCGGCGTCCCCGGCCTCGGCGAGGGACCCGACGTCCAGCTGTGGCCGCATGTGCACGGCACGGACGCCATGTACCTGGCGCTGCTGCGCCGGACCTCCTGA
- a CDS encoding trypco2 family protein, whose amino-acid sequence MTNEPGFVGLAEVIGRIRGELEEARADAEGRDLGFAVENVSLTFTVQVHRAGSGRGGVRIGVVTAELGGSVDHQTTHQVQVDLKPELAGGERVKVSRR is encoded by the coding sequence TTGACGAACGAACCGGGTTTCGTGGGACTGGCCGAGGTGATCGGCCGGATCCGGGGCGAACTGGAGGAGGCCCGCGCCGACGCGGAGGGCCGGGACCTCGGTTTCGCCGTGGAGAACGTGAGCCTGACCTTCACCGTGCAGGTCCACCGCGCGGGCAGCGGCCGGGGCGGCGTCCGTATCGGCGTGGTGACGGCCGAACTGGGCGGCTCCGTCGACCACCAGACCACCCATCAGGTCCAGGTGGACCTGAAACCGGAGCTGGCGGGCGGGGAGCGGGTGAAGGTGAGCAGACGCTAG